Proteins encoded together in one Felis catus isolate Fca126 chromosome B3, F.catus_Fca126_mat1.0, whole genome shotgun sequence window:
- the BTBD6 gene encoding BTB/POZ domain-containing protein 6 translates to MLLPLACLHGRVAQCLTALLVLAEPPPRPRRGARVHGAPPSRAEAALPAKMAAELYPAAGAAAATATATDIANSNAAAAAAAAAAATGRKGPPSAPPPVPPPPAPAPPAPDNNNLESPNWQSFHPTLRERNALMFNNELMADVHFIVGPPGAARRVPAHKYVLAVGSSVFYAMFYGDLAEVKSEIHIPDVEPAAFLILLKYMYSDEIDLEADTVLATLYAAKKYIVPALAKACVNFLETSLEAKNACVLLSQSRLFEEPELTQRCWEVIDAQAEMALRSEGFCEIDWQTLEIIVTREALNAKEAVVFEAVLSWAEAECKRQGLPATPRNKRHVLGPVLYLVRIPTMTLEEFANGAAQSDILTLEETHSIFLWYTAANKPLLSFPLTKRKGLAPQRCHRFQSSAYRSNQWRYRGRCDSIQFAVDRRVFVAGLGLYGSSSGKAEYSVKIELKRLGVVLAQNLTKFVSDGSSNTFSVWFEHPVQVEQDTFYTASAVLDGSELSYFGQEGMTEVQCGKVTFQFQCSSDSTNGTGVQGGQIPELIFYA, encoded by the exons ATGCTGCTGCCCCTGGCCTGCCTGCACGGCCGGGTGGCGCAGTGCCTCACGGCGCTCCTGGTGCTCGCAGAGCCGCCCCCCCGGCCCCGGCGCGGCGCGAGGGTGCACGGCGCGCCACCGTCGCGCGCGGAGGCCGCCTTGCCCGCGAAGATGGCCGCGGAGCTGTACCCGGCCGCCGGCGCCGcggccgccaccgccaccgccacggACATCGCTAACAGcaacgccgccgccgccgccgccgccgccgccgccgccacggGCAGGAAGGGCCCGCCCAGCGCCCCGCCGCCCgtcccgccgccgcccgcgcccgcgccgcccgcgccCGACAACAACAACTTGGAGAGTCCCAACTGGCAGTCCTTCCACCCGACCCTGCGCGAGAG GAACGCGCTGATGTTCAACAACGAGCTCATGGCTGACGTCCACTTCATCGTGGGGCCCCCGGGAGCGGCCCGCAGGGTGCCCGCCCACAAG TACGTCTTGGCCGTTGGGAGCTCTGTCTTCTATGCCATGTTTTATGGCGATTTGGCAGAAGTCAAGTCAGAAATCCACATCCCCGACGTGGAGCCCGCAGCCTTCCTAATCTTGTTAAA GTACATGTACAGTGACGAGATCGATCTGGAAGCCGACACGGTGCTGGCCACTCTCTATGCTGCCAAGAAGTACATCGTGCCGGCACTAGCTAAAGCCTGTGTTAATTTCCTGGAGACCAGCCTGGAAGCCAAAAACGCCTGTGTCCTGCTGTCCCAGAGCCGGCTGTTTGAGGAGCCCGAGCTGACCCAGCGCTGCTGGGAGGTCATCGATGCTCAGGCGGAGATGGCTCTGAGGTCTGAAGGCTTCTGTGAGATTGACTGGCAGACGCTGGAGATCATCGTGACGCGGGAAGCCCTCAACGCCAAGGAGGCCGTGGTCTTCGAGGCCGTCCTGAGCTGGGCGGAAGCAGAGTGCAAGAGGCAGGGCCTGCCGGCCACCCCGCGCAACAAGAGGCACGTGCTGGGGCCCGTCCTCTACCTGGTCCGGATTCCGACCATGACCCTGGAGGAGTTCGCCAACGGCGCTGCCCAGTCGGACATCCTGACGCTGGAGGAGACCCACAGCATCTTCCTGTGGTACACGGCCGCCAACAAGCCCCTCCTCAGCTTCCCGCTGACCAAGAGGAAGGGCCTCGCCCCGCAGAGGTGCCACCGTTTCCAGTCCTCCGCCTACCGCAGCAACCAGTGGCGCTACCGCGGGCGCTGTGACAGCATCCAGTTTGCCGTGGACCGAAGGGTGTTCGTGGCAGGGCTGGGCTTGTACGGCTCCAGCTCCGGGAAGGCCGAGTACAGCGTGAAGATTGAACTGAAGCGGCTGGGGGTGGTCCTGGCTCAGAACCTGACCAAGTTTGTCTCGGACGGCTCCAGCAACACCTTCTCGGTCTGGTTTGAGCACCCCGTGCAGGTGGAGCAGGACACCTTCTACACGGCCAGCGCTGTCCTGGATGGCAGCGAGCTCAGCTACTTTGGGCAGGAAGGCATGACGGAAGTGCAGTGCGGGAAGGTGACCTTCCAGTTCCAGTGCTCCTCAGACAGCACCAACGGGACTGGGGTCCAGGGTGGGCAGATCCCAGAGCTCATCTTCTATGCCTGA